The DNA window GGGGAAGGCGGCGGCCTCCGGCAACAGCTCGCGCAGGGTCTCCCCGGTGAGGAAGTGTGCCAGCCAGCGCCAGGCCTCGTCCGTGCGAGCCCACACGCCAATGTTGGCCGTGCCACCCTTGTCGCCACTGCGGGCCGCGACGATGCGGCCCAGGGGCACCCTGCGCGTGGGCCCTGGAGGCAGCGGCGCGGGCAGCGCGGGCGGCTCCACGGGGGCCAGTGCCTGTGATTGCTCGGGAGGCGTGACCGCGGTGCGTGCTCCGTCTGGGAGGACGGCGACGTGCTCCACCTGCTTCGCGTCGACGTAGGCCGGGGTGTAGACGCCGTACGGTGCGCCATCGGAGGGCGGGGCCGTCATGGTGAAGCCGGGGTAGCTGCCCAGCGCCAGCTCGACGGCGGCGCCGCTGAAGGCTCGGCCCACCAGCTTCGCGTCCGAGTCCTTCACCACCACGCGCAGGAAGGCCGCGGCCTGCTCCTCCGTGGCGGCGTCCTCGCGGTCCGTCCGTACGAGGGTCCAGTGTGCTTCCTTCGGCTTGCGCGTGAGCGCGGCCTCCAACTGCTCGCGGAGGAGGCGCGCCTTCTCCTCGATGTCGAGCCCCACCAGGATGAAGGTCGCCTCGTTCTTGTGACCGCCCAGGTGGTTGAGACAGACCTTCACGGTCGGCGGAGGCGGCTCGCCTCGCACGCCAGTGATTCGCACGCGGTCCTTGCCGTCTGTGGCGAGGGTGATGGAGTCGAAGCGCGCCGTCGCATCCGGCCCCGCGTACCGGGCACCGGTGACTTCGTAGAGAAGCTGCGCGAGCACGGTGTCCACCGTCACCGCGCCGCCCGTGTCTTCGTGCTTGGAGATGACGGAGGAACCATCCGCGTACAGCTCCGCGAGCGGGAAGCCCGGGCGGCGGACATCGACCTCCTTGAAGAAGGAGTAGTTGCCTCCGGTCGCCTGGGTGCCGCACTCGAGGACATGGCCCGCGACCATGGCTCCCGCGAGCTTGTCCCAGTCATCCTTCTTCCAGCCGAAGTGCGCGGCGGCCGGGCCCACGACCAGCGAGGCATCCGTCACGCGCCCGGTGACGACGACATCCGCTCCCGCGCGCAGCCCCTCCGCGATGCCCCAGCCTCCGAGGTACGCGTTCGCGGTCAGCGGCGCGCCGAGCCCCAGCTCATCGGCTCGACCGGAGAGGTCATCCCCTTCGACATGGGCGATGCGGGCCTTGAGGCCCAGCTTGTCGTTCAGCGCGCGGAGCGCGGTGGCGAGTCCCTCGGGGTTCAAGCCGCCCGCGTTGACGACGACCTTCACCTTCTTGTCCAGCGCGAGGCCCAGGCACTGCTCCATCTGCCGGAGGAAGGTCTTCGCGTAGCCGGTGGTGGGGTCCTTCATCCGGTCCCTGCCGAGAATCAACATCGTCAGCTCGGCCAGGTAGTCGCCGGTGAGGACATCCAGTCGACCTCCCTCGAGCATCTCCCGGACCGCCGAGAACCGGTCGCCATAGAAGCCCGAGGCATTGCCGATACGGAGAGGAGACTCGCTCATGGGGGCAGTCTGGGAGGCGGGGTCTAAAAAAGCAAGCGCGCTTGCTTTTTTCAGGGGTGGCTTTCAAGCTGTTCAACGTGAGTGAGTCATCGGGCGCGACGGGCAGACAGGAGCAGGAGCGCAGCCGCGTCACGCGTCAGCGATTGATGGAGGCTGCCATTGGCGCCCTGTCGGAGCTGGGGTGGGCGGGCGCGACGATGACGGTCATCGCCGAGCGAGCGGGTGTGTCGCGCGGGGCCTGTCAGCATCACTTCCCGACGCGGGGGGATTTGGTCGCCGCGGCGGTGGAGTACGTGGGGCACCAGCAGATGGAGGAGCTCGGCCGGCGTGCGGCGCGGTTGCCGGTGGATGGGCGACGGACGGAGAGCATCCTGAACATGCTGGCGGGCATCTACACGCAGCCGTTGTTCGCGGCGGCGGCGCAGCTCTGGGTGGCGGCGAGCGCGGACGCGGAGCTGCGGGCGCAGTTGCTTCCGTTGGAGGCGAAGGTGGGCCGGGAGGTGCATCGGCTCACGGTGACGCTGCTGGGCGTGGATGACCGGGAGCCGGAGACGCGCGAGCTGGTGCAGGCGACGCTGGACCTCATCCGAGGGTTGGGGTTGGCGAACCTGATGCGGGACGACAGTGCGCGCCGGAAGAAGATTCTTCATCGCTGGGCGCTCACGCTGGAGGACGCGCTGCGTTCCCGGCGGGGGCGGGACTGACGCCGCCAGGCGGCCACAGGAGACGTCATGGGCTACCGCTCTGTATTCGCACCGGGTTGCTTCAAGGGACAGAACATCATCGTGACGGGGGGTGGCAGTGGGATTGGCCGCTGCACGGCGCACGAGCTGGCGTCATTGGGAGCGCACGTCGTCCTGGTGGGGCGCAAGCGGGAGAAGCTGGAGGCGGTCGCCGCCGAGCTTCGCGAGGACGGTGGGGAGTGCTCTCTGGAGGCGGTGGACATCCGGGATGAAGAGGGCGTGAAGGCGACGGTGGGGCGCATCGTCGCGGCGCGCGGGCGGATTCACGGGTTGGTGAACAACGCGGGGGGACAGTTCCCGTCGCCGTTGGCGGACATCTCGAAGAAGGGCTTCGAGGCGGTGGTGGCGACGAACCTGACGGGCGGGTTCCTGATGGCGCGGGAGGTGTATCTCCAGTCGATGCGTGAGCACGGTGGGTCCATCGTGAACATGCTCGCGGACGCGTGGGGCGGGATGCCGGGGATGGGGCATTCGGGTGCGGCGCGGATGGGGATGTTGAACCTGACGCAGACGGCGGCGGTGGAGTGGGCGGTGTCGGGGGTGCGGGTGAACGCGGTGGCGCCGGGCTGGGTGATTTCGAGCGGCCTGGACAGCTA is part of the Myxococcus landrumus genome and encodes:
- a CDS encoding acyclic terpene utilization AtuA family protein; this encodes MSESPLRIGNASGFYGDRFSAVREMLEGGRLDVLTGDYLAELTMLILGRDRMKDPTTGYAKTFLRQMEQCLGLALDKKVKVVVNAGGLNPEGLATALRALNDKLGLKARIAHVEGDDLSGRADELGLGAPLTANAYLGGWGIAEGLRAGADVVVTGRVTDASLVVGPAAAHFGWKKDDWDKLAGAMVAGHVLECGTQATGGNYSFFKEVDVRRPGFPLAELYADGSSVISKHEDTGGAVTVDTVLAQLLYEVTGARYAGPDATARFDSITLATDGKDRVRITGVRGEPPPPTVKVCLNHLGGHKNEATFILVGLDIEEKARLLREQLEAALTRKPKEAHWTLVRTDREDAATEEQAAAFLRVVVKDSDAKLVGRAFSGAAVELALGSYPGFTMTAPPSDGAPYGVYTPAYVDAKQVEHVAVLPDGARTAVTPPEQSQALAPVEPPALPAPLPPGPTRRVPLGRIVAARSGDKGGTANIGVWARTDEAWRWLAHFLTGETLRELLPEAAAFPVERHVFPKLRGLNFVVDGILGEGVSSSTRFDPQGKALGEWLRSRHVDIPESLLREGEG
- a CDS encoding TetR/AcrR family transcriptional regulator, which translates into the protein MSESSGATGRQEQERSRVTRQRLMEAAIGALSELGWAGATMTVIAERAGVSRGACQHHFPTRGDLVAAAVEYVGHQQMEELGRRAARLPVDGRRTESILNMLAGIYTQPLFAAAAQLWVAASADAELRAQLLPLEAKVGREVHRLTVTLLGVDDREPETRELVQATLDLIRGLGLANLMRDDSARRKKILHRWALTLEDALRSRRGRD
- a CDS encoding SDR family oxidoreductase, which translates into the protein MGYRSVFAPGCFKGQNIIVTGGGSGIGRCTAHELASLGAHVVLVGRKREKLEAVAAELREDGGECSLEAVDIRDEEGVKATVGRIVAARGRIHGLVNNAGGQFPSPLADISKKGFEAVVATNLTGGFLMAREVYLQSMREHGGSIVNMLADAWGGMPGMGHSGAARMGMLNLTQTAAVEWAVSGVRVNAVAPGWVISSGLDSYEDEMVKALIPMLKKEVPLQRLATEAEVSGAIVFLLSDVSSFITGEFIKIDGGASCNTKIFPLEETHASKPFQGFHRAAAPRILGGPGKE